In Bacteroidales bacterium, a genomic segment contains:
- a CDS encoding M20/M25/M40 family metallo-hydrolase encodes MKKFLFVLLSLPFLNGKGQMEVSLDSLMKHVYFLSSKECNGRLPGTDGYDRAIEYCQNKLISYGLKPTYKEFWPQIFYIEFNSIDSAHVELYLKKKRKIPLNPGSDFSVRGYSSPGTIKGQLVFCGYGLDLPEYSDYQNVDVREKIVMVFKSHPPFLSRPSNYSVREIAEKAYQKGAIGVIFLPSQHSFNPSDQPIGSVADGMGTMPPKLPQIQIHRNVAKLILNKDPFEIQKEIDHLKKPKSFYVRSKCYIHIKTTYDPRGISKNLVGIVPGNDPLLKDEYILITAHLDHVGFLGKNVYYPGANDNASGSAAVLEIARLILAEKNRLKRSVAFILFASEEKNLDGSRYFVEHMPFPPEKIRLVLNMDCIGHGDSIKVGNGESWPELWQQAYRIAQENHFPMTTTTWKGGGADLTPFHEKGIPGLYFVTTNSYTHLHLPTDKPETFNLSLYQKMVKLVYLLTKEWVF; translated from the coding sequence ATGAAAAAATTTCTTTTTGTTCTACTCAGTCTTCCTTTTCTGAATGGAAAGGGCCAGATGGAAGTTTCCCTGGATTCTCTTATGAAGCATGTTTATTTTCTGAGTTCCAAAGAATGCAATGGTCGTCTTCCCGGTACTGATGGCTACGACCGCGCTATTGAGTATTGTCAGAACAAGTTGATTTCTTATGGTCTGAAGCCAACATACAAAGAGTTTTGGCCTCAAATTTTCTACATTGAATTCAATTCCATCGATTCTGCTCATGTGGAACTTTATTTGAAAAAAAAACGTAAAATACCACTCAATCCAGGGAGTGATTTTTCTGTTCGTGGGTATTCCAGTCCTGGCACTATAAAAGGTCAACTCGTTTTTTGTGGATATGGCTTAGATTTACCTGAATACTCTGATTACCAAAATGTGGATGTAAGAGAGAAGATCGTTATGGTATTTAAAAGTCATCCCCCTTTTCTATCCAGGCCTTCAAATTATTCTGTTCGCGAAATAGCAGAAAAAGCTTACCAAAAAGGAGCTATTGGTGTTATTTTTTTACCGTCTCAACATTCATTTAACCCATCTGATCAACCTATAGGAAGTGTTGCCGACGGTATGGGAACCATGCCACCAAAACTTCCTCAGATTCAAATACATAGAAATGTAGCCAAGCTTATTCTAAATAAAGATCCTTTCGAAATTCAAAAAGAAATAGATCATCTCAAAAAGCCTAAGTCATTTTACGTGAGATCGAAATGCTACATACACATTAAAACCACCTACGACCCACGCGGAATATCGAAGAATCTCGTTGGCATTGTTCCAGGCAACGATCCGCTTCTCAAAGATGAATATATTTTAATCACTGCACATCTTGATCATGTTGGCTTTCTTGGGAAGAATGTCTATTACCCAGGTGCCAACGACAATGCCTCTGGTAGTGCTGCTGTACTGGAAATTGCTCGACTCATACTTGCTGAAAAAAACAGATTAAAACGTTCCGTAGCGTTTATTCTTTTTGCGAGCGAAGAAAAAAATCTTGATGGTTCACGTTATTTTGTTGAACATATGCCTTTTCCTCCTGAAAAAATTCGCTTAGTTTTAAACATGGATTGCATCGGACATGGTGATAGCATCAAAGTTGGCAATGGAGAATCATGGCCTGAACTTTGGCAGCAAGCCTACCGTATCGCTCAAGAAAACCACTTTCCCATGACCACAACTACTTGGAAAGGTGGTGGTGCCGATCTCACTCCCTTCCATGAAAAAGGCATTCCAGGATTGTATTTTGTAACCACCAATTCTTATACTCACCTTCACCTGCCCACCGATAAACCCGAAACATTTAATCTTTCCCTTTACCAAAAAATGGTAAAATTGGTTTACTTGCTCACCAAAGAATGGGTTTTTTAG
- a CDS encoding DUF3108 domain-containing protein — translation MKWSYYFLWFFMTIAIYAQYRKVENFAFSPGEKLYYIAYFDSYITGKIKAGFGIAEVLPKLEEIGGRKCYHITIYGSTFKKHEWAIYVNDRFDTYIDVEGLFPWMFLRKAHEGKFKADQDIYFNHGKGIAQFKDNLKGKTVTYKIPMYAHDMISAAYYFRNFDFSTLKPGDIITIPFVFEDSSYTTKVVFHGIKNIKTSLGRFEALAFKPSVIVGSVFGESYPMTLYFSNDKNRVLLYATSSILIGYVKFELVEYKNLRYPLKNKN, via the coding sequence AATGGAGTTATTATTTTTTGTGGTTTTTCATGACAATTGCTATTTATGCTCAATACAGGAAAGTAGAAAATTTTGCTTTTTCACCTGGTGAAAAACTTTACTATATTGCTTATTTTGATTCCTATATAACAGGTAAAATAAAAGCTGGCTTTGGAATAGCCGAGGTTTTACCCAAATTGGAAGAAATAGGAGGCAGGAAATGTTATCATATAACCATATATGGTTCTACTTTTAAGAAACATGAGTGGGCTATTTACGTAAACGATAGGTTCGACACATACATTGATGTAGAAGGTTTGTTTCCATGGATGTTTTTAAGAAAGGCTCATGAGGGAAAATTTAAAGCAGATCAGGATATCTATTTTAATCATGGCAAAGGGATAGCTCAATTTAAAGATAATTTGAAAGGCAAAACAGTGACTTATAAAATTCCCATGTATGCTCACGATATGATTTCAGCTGCATATTATTTCCGAAATTTTGATTTTTCCACTCTCAAACCAGGTGATATTATCACAATACCTTTTGTTTTTGAAGATAGTTCTTATACGACGAAGGTTGTATTTCATGGAATCAAAAACATTAAAACTTCTTTAGGTAGATTTGAAGCTCTTGCTTTTAAGCCGAGTGTGATAGTAGGTAGCGTTTTTGGAGAATCTTATCCCATGACATTATATTTTTCAAATGATAAAAACAGAGTGTTGCTTTATGCAACGAGTTCGATCCTTATTGGTTATGTAAAATTTGAACTTGTAGAGTACAAAAATTTACGTTATCCTTTAAAAAACAAAAACTAA